In Ahaetulla prasina isolate Xishuangbanna chromosome 10, ASM2864084v1, whole genome shotgun sequence, the genomic window CCTTGGTCCCAACTCCAGATGTACACTCCAGGCAATTCAAATAGCACTTCTGCTGGCCTAGaaaaagaatacaataaaatactgcAGAATACTAAACCATCAACAGATTCCAATAGAGTCTGTGGAAAGCAAGTATCCTTGGGACTTAATGCTGCTAGTATGTTTTCCACCCCTTTGGCTGCTCAATCTCAGACATCGAAGCAGGATGCTTGTACAATACATCCACATGAAAATTGTGCACACAGTGCTTGGAAACAACATCTGGATTGTGTTCGACTGCAACTGGAACAGATGCATGTAAGTTATTTTAACCTTTATCTATTGGGAATGTCTGCAAATGTAGCTTTTCTGCCTGTAACTTTTCTGCCAGGGCTCAGGAGGAGTATGTAGACCAGAGCTAATGTTGTTGCATATAATTTTCAaagggaacaaatgctgaatggGGGGAAATCCATAGAATTGTCTTAATTTAAAAGCCTGATGTATTCTAGTATTGTACTCTGGGGAAATAATCCCGTAAGTGCTTTTATTGCAGAATCAAacctttaggaaagaaaacaaggacTTGGTGGCTGTAGATTTAGCTTTATAGGCTTTTGAAAAGTGGTGGCACTACATTTTCAAGGAGAGGTTACAGGTAAAAGATATAGTATGAAGCATGGGCATTAAAATTTCATTAAATACGAATCAAATATACAAATGCAAATACAAATATATGCtaccaaatttaaaaaatgcaatctcAAAATTGataataatttaaagaaaaatagggaATGGAGAAGAAATTAAAATTGTTATTAATAGTTCCAAAAACTATTATGACATTGCTTGAAAGTCCCTTGATTGAAAAAAAGTCAAATGTTGGCAAAATAATATCAACagagagaacaaaaaaaaatctaaacatcccccccccaaaatctaACACTGACTTTCTCTTTGAGAACTGAATCTCATGCCTTGTCTCTGAATGTCATAATTCCAGCTGCAAAATAAAGCGACTTGTTACTATCCTTTGGTGAACAGTACTTCACTGCACACACTTGATCCAGCTCAGTGGATTGGCATTGCCAGCACTAATGAAAATTTGCTCCTGGAGAAAGAAATtctcattgacaggtaagaaatTAAACATTAGTTTACCTTCTAGATTTTTTCACCAGAAAGTAACAATGCTTATTTTCTATTTCATCTTGATAGAAAAGCAAGCAATCTTTGGCATAATAAGCTTCACTGAATACTCTACAACTTACTTATGAGTGGTTAAGCTTATGCGATTATTTTTGCCCAAACACTAAACAGTTTTGGTGTTTACTGTGTCAAAAACATAAGAATAGTGGGGAGGAACACCACTtcttaaagagaggttttcttccttctctctattAATTAAAAAGGACATGCATGGCTTGTTTTGGTTACACTAAGATGTAGCTTGTCTTTTAACTAGGATAGCAAAGCTTTTGCTTCTAGGGTGAGTTGTGATTTCTCTTGAGTGCATTTGATTGGTTTTTATTGACTTATGAGAGGAATTATGGAGGTGGATAACTCTTTCTCAGTTAGCTTTTCCCCATATATCACTCTGCAAGTCCATGTATTGATTTCCTGCTCAGTTACAAACCTGGAAAAATAAATGCTATTTACCATTTTACTGAAAGCcctctaatgttcccttttatactTTTAATTTTGTCAGTGTTAATATACTGAATGGGTTTATTTTCACAGGCAGAGACAGCACATTTCCCAGCTGGAGCAGAAACTACAAGAAAGTGAAATGCAAGTCCACAGTGCCCTCTATGGCCATCCTGCTCCTTATGGGGATATGCATCTGTTCAGAATGCAGGTAACCTTTATAACTGGTGGCACTGGAAATATGCTATTGGGAAAAGAATTTTAAATTCAGTGCAGGATTAGAGAAGGCATGAATGGAAAAGAGACATGCTCTATAGCTGCTCCTTCAGGAACCTTTAATTTCTGCAattagtttttctttaaaatcccTTTTATTGgagtggagtcagggcaactaaatggagctgagCTTTGACTGGCCAGATGTCCTGcctgatgcctatgcagagtttgcagcaaatattttctctttgtgctctgatagagaaacatctgccgctgcctaggattgaactcttagCCACCTGAGTAtgaggtgagcatcttcacctctaggccagcaCACAGGTGTTCTGTTCCCTAAGCATTGGAGCCTGCTTGATTCTCTGGTGAGCACACTGAAGTAAATCAGATATTCTGTTTGTTCTTCAGATATTGATGTGTTTCTCTTCTTGTTCCCAGTATTTATTGAGCTCACATTCAATTTGAACAATTCTTCAATGAATATAATGATGAGTATAGATTTTAGGAGATGTTCTGgctattactattttatttaatatctttTGCAGGAGTTACAGCGGGAGAATATATTTTTACGGGCTCAGTTTACTGAAAAAACAGAGTCACTCAATAAGGAAAAGATTGAATTGGAAAGGAAACTGGCTGCTTCAGAAGCTAGTATTAAAAGGATCCAGCAACTTCACAAAGAGACCATACAGAAGCATACAGTAGAATTGAAGAAACAAGAAGAAAGGGTAGGCTTTTTTTGGATGAAGCCCCAACAGATATCCCAATGTCTGCTTATTTATATGGGAATGCAATTTTTTGTTGTAATATTTGATTATTCTAATATTCACACTTTAAGCTTTGATACATTTCATACCCTACTGTATAATAGAGAAGTGCTAAGGGAAATGATGTTTTTAGGAGTTAATAAAAGAAAGGAGCAAAAGGTAAAGCATTAACATTTTCCCAAAATGATTGCACTAAAGTTAGGCTGGAGTATTATTACAATGCCTCAGGGTTTCAGCAGTAAACTAAATTCCTTCTCTTTATAAAATGTAAAAGGTAGAGTAGGTTCCATAAGTATGTTTCTGGAaagtatgcttttttttaaacatagGCTATGCCCCAGAATCACTTCTTTTTGTTCTACATAATGGTCCATTTTTGGGTCATGGGCATTTTTGCATCTgaaatcaatagtagaaagtgcTGCTATCTATCCCTGATATTCTATCCTGCAGGTCAAATCCAGAGACAAGCACATTGAGCATCTGAAAAAGAAATGCCAAAAAGAATTGGACCAAAACCATGAGAAACAGCAGAGAATTGAGACTCTAGAGCGCTATGTTGCTGACCTCCCAGGATTGGAGGATCATCGAAAACAAAGTCAACAGGTAGGAGGGCACCTCCCAGATGCAGCTGGCTTTGAAAAGCAGATGGATAGTGTAGGCATGCAAGTTTGAACAGAATAAATGTGTTAGCTTTGTGAATAGTTTCAATTGCTAGAAGGCATTCCTTTTAAGTCTGATGTATGTGTTTGTtctctctccaccccaccccaccccacctccaacATTTTAGTTAAAGCAGTCCCAGGAGACCGTTAGCACTTTGCAAGAAACGGTAACTACTCTTGAAAGGGAGCTAAGAGATGTTCGCACTGACTGCCGAGAGAAGGAGCTGCAGCTAGAAGTGCAGAAACACAAAGAAATGGAACTGCTTTCCACAGTGCGCAGGTAACACCTGGGAAGTAGAAAAAACCAAGAACATTGGCTTCTAAGATAATCTAGAAGTACATTGTGCTGTCTGGCAATAAAGCCTTCCTACAAATAGCAGGCACAGCAGGCCCATATAGGAGAGATTAAGTATCAGAGAAAGGGATAGGAATAAAAAGAGAGAAGTTCTTTGACAGAATATCCTTTGAAGAAGAGTGACTGAAATATGTTTagccttaaggaaaaaacaactgAGACGAGGTAGAGTAGCATTTTTAAAACTCCTTCCCTTAGAAGAATGTTCTCTCTCATTCCAgagtgtaaggtaaaggtaaaggttcccctcgcacatatgtgttagttgttcctgactctagggggcggtactcatctccatttcaaagccgaagagccagcgctgtccgaagacgtctccgtggtcatgtggtcggcatgactaaatgccaaaggcacacggaacactgttaccttcccaccaaaggtggtccctatttttctacttgctttttttacatgctttcaaactgctagattggcagaagctgggacaagtaatgggagcggcactagggatttgaactgctgaactgccaaccttctgctcgacaagctca contains:
- the CEP85 gene encoding centrosomal protein of 85 kDa isoform X2; its protein translation is MPSTLDRPPCLASESSPPQTTLASSMPNSLGDTGGLMSTYDSDTLRQSQVINRNSLCLNQTSAQNGYNQSLFRSSGQSGVECVQKPISLDAEDTRSAFLDRHSLGPWSQLQMYTPGNSNSTSAGLEKEYNKILQNTKPSTDSNRVCGKQVSLGLNAASMFSTPLAAQSQTSKQDACTIHPHENCAHSAWKQHLDCVRLQLEQMHLQNKATCYYPLVNSTSLHTLDPAQWIGIASTNENLLLEKEILIDRQRQHISQLEQKLQESEMQVHSALYGHPAPYGDMHLFRMQELQRENIFLRAQFTEKTESLNKEKIELERKLAASEASIKRIQQLHKETIQKHTVELKKQEERVKSRDKHIEHLKKKCQKELDQNHEKQQRIETLERYVADLPGLEDHRKQSQQLKQSQETVSTLQETVTTLERELRDVRTDCREKELQLEVQKHKEMELLSTVRSLQDKMQQMKPSVPEDYAQEIEREKGEKEALHKERDLLRKIVENQKKKLDHLSSQIKDLEEQIAQDDGTAQAVRAEALKQENALQQLRRAVKELSSQNQELMEKNLTFQEHLRQMELGQLLSNETASLTQELHSELASCLQDLHSVYSVVTQRAQGKDPNLSLLLGIHTVHYSVQQEKDLLKPDTLAKKVEDVKQLHKEIEDLRTAISDRYAQDVGDNCITQ